The DNA segment GTTTCTCCAACTGGAGCATAGGCATGATAATATGTCACTGTTGGGCTCCTTAATTGCACGTTCCATCATAACACTATAAAGTGTTACATCCCTTTTATTCTTCACAAGCTCCCCTTGGCCACCTCAAATACGGTTTACCTTGTGGCACCTATGTTTTTGTAATGACACATGAGAAGGTGTTTAAAGGTCTTCTTGAAGGTGGCATTACAAAGTGCATAGCAGGCGGGGTTGATAGTGCTATTGATGTAACAGAGCCAGTAACCAATTGTCCACACCGTGTTGGGGATGCAGGGTGCACAGAAGGTGTTGATGAGCACCATGACATTATATGGGGCCCAAGTGATGATGAAAGCCAGCAGAATGGCCAAGATTGTCCTCGTCACTTTCTTTTCCCGGGAAGGAGGAGGCTTCTTTTTGGCAGGCTGCTtagtcatcttcacaatcttgcGGGCTACAATGTTCTGCTTTTCGTCTCCATTCTGACCTGCAGAAGCAATTAGCTCCACAGTGGCATTAGATGGGGTACATACATCCCCTTTTTGGATCTTGGTGCCAATTTTGATGCATGTTTGCTTAGAGTTCTCGTCTTTGGAATGGCCCAGGGAAGTCGAGACTGTGTTTTCGTCCTGGGTTATTTCATCATCTCTCATGTTAGAGGCGATGGCACTGACCGAGGTGGAGTCATTGGAGCTCTCTTTTTCCTCCCCTTGGACACAGTTTTCAGTCACAGCATCTCTGGGGGCCTTACCATTCTGGATTTTGTTGTGCTCCAGGCCATCGTCACTGctgggcatgttgttgttgttcggctTCACTATCCTCCCTTGCACCAGACTTGGAGAAACTGGATCTTGGTTGGCCACAGGCTCCTtcttgtccttctttatcctgcTCTTGCTGGCTCGGGATATGTGCCAGTATAGCACAGTCATGATGATCACTGGCAAATAGAAGGCTGCGATGGCTGTGCCAAAGGTGACAGCAGCGTTGGAAAAAAACTGGATGTAGCATTCACCATCCTTCACAGTTCTCACTCCTACGACAAACTGCCAGAAGAGAATGGCTGGGGCCCAGAGGATGAAGGAGAGGACCCAGGCAGCAGCGATCATCATCCCTGCCATTTTCGTGGTCCGCTTGACGGGGTAGGTCAGAGGCTTGGTGACGCAGAAGTACCTGTCAAAGCTGATGATGAGCAGATTCATAACTGAGGCATTGCTGACTACATAGTCCAGGGCTAGCCAGAGGTCACACACCACAGGCCCCAAAGGCCAGTAGCCAATCACAGTGTAGAGAGTATACAAGTTCATGGAGAAAACACCTATGATGAGGTCAGCACAGGCCAAGCTGAACAAGAAGTAATTGTTGACAGTCTGGAGGTGGCGGTTGACTTTAATGGAGACCATGACCAGGATGTTCCCAATGATGGTCACCAAGCTGAGGGATCCAGCCACAAGGACAATAAAGACTACTTCAAAGGTCTTATAAGGGCTGGTCAGAGCCAGTCCATCGTTAGAGGAGTTTGTTGAGTTATTCATTTTGTGTTCTCCAACCAGTAGCCAAGTAGCCAAGTAAACATTTAAACCTGTAGGGAAACAGAATAAAATTAACAAGTGTAACATAAGCATTGCTATAAAACACATcagatttcttccttttgaactacatttctttttctgaaaatctTCCCTTTTTTCTCCTACATGTTTCCTCTGACTGCCTGCCCCAATTCCTTacgtaaaaggaaaacaaagactttAAATGGAGAATGCAAAAGGTTCTTTCAGGCTGGCAATATTTTTGAATCTGATACCGTTTTGAATGTGTCCATATCTAGATACTATTATATCTatcactttctctctttctctctacctaagagccctggtggctcaggggttaagctgctaactgaaagactcaaacccacccagcagctctgagagagaaagagcagctggtgatctgcttccataaaattacagcccaggagctggtaagagggaacccaaggttgaaagcGGAGAGTGTTTGTCATGTCATGGatttattaaccaatgtcatagaacagtgTGTgcactgactgtttaatgagaaactagtttgttctgtaaaccttcataaaaagtacaattaaaaaaaaaaaaaagaagaaagaaagaaagattacagcctaggaaaccctatggggcaattctattctatgagttggaatagacttgacagcacctaaaaacaacacctatctatctatctataggtATACACCAAAAGTATACGTAAAACTTTCCAAAGCGTCAAGAGGTGTCTGTAATGGACGTTAGAATTAATTAACCAATAAGAGGACAAAATAATAGGAGAAGGCATAAAAGTTAGAATATTTACTGTTTGGCTCTTACAGTCCATAGCACCTTTCTGCTTCATAATTCTAAGGCTTCTTCTGAATAACAttggtgttacagattgaattgtagcccctcaaaatgtgtgtcaacttggctaggctatgatttccagtattacgtggttgtcctccattttgtgatctactgtaattatcctccattctgtgatgtgttgtaaatcctagcctctgtgcctgtggttatggtctcaTTTGAGAGTGAGTTGTCTGTTattttaatgaagcaggattagggtgggatgtatcttgagtcatcacCTTGttagagggtgtgactcaagtcaccacccttatcccagtcaccacccttaccacccttattcaagtcatgCCCTACTTGAGTCGTGTcgtaccttttatcttacaagagataaaaggagacagaagccagcagagagagggacctcaataccaccaagaagaacagacagagtggagcgtgtcctttgcaCCCGGGGTCTCTATACTGAAAACCTCCTAGAGCCAGGAGACCAGAGTGAGCTATAACACTGGAGACAGAGCAGGATGGCGAGAAagtggcagcagagaaatggcagcagcacaaCCAGAAAACCAGTGGGAGAAGGCGCGGGAGCCGAACCCACAGGGCAAGaaggctgagtgcctttgggcaggaggcttcctggcagagtagggtgcctctgggcacttactggcggGGCTAAAGAGTGCTGTAACAACTGCCCAAGCAGGACAGAGGCTGAGAGCCAGAGAGAAGCCTGCCTGTGGACACAGCttagaagaggctgtcctgatccaCAGGGACATGCCTCcgtagctgacagagagagacagccttccctgTGAGTTAGTGCTCCgcattaggacttctagcctcctaaaccgtgagaagataaatttctgtttgttaaagccattcatttgtggtatttctgttatagcagcactacatgactaagacaactgGTAACAATAAAGATAATACAATGATAGTAGTATATTGTTTTTCTCTGACCTTTTTACACTTGTCAGTATCACACAGTTTGCATTTCAAATATTCCTTAACCTGCGAAAGGATAGTTGCTCATTAAATGCATATCAGTATGATTTTGCTTTTCCCCCtatgatttatttttcaaatcaCTATGACATCTATTATCTTACTATTCTTCAGCGCAAACCTGTGGTGCAGTCAGgatatcaaacccattgctgtggggttgattccgactcatatagtgacctcatgtgctacagagtagaactgtgctccttaaggttttcttggctgtaacctttatggaagcaggttgccaggccttt comes from the Elephas maximus indicus isolate mEleMax1 chromosome 8, mEleMax1 primary haplotype, whole genome shotgun sequence genome and includes:
- the CHRM2 gene encoding muscarinic acetylcholine receptor M2 encodes the protein MNNSTNSSNDGLALTSPYKTFEVVFIVLVAGSLSLVTIIGNILVMVSIKVNRHLQTVNNYFLFSLACADLIIGVFSMNLYTLYTVIGYWPLGPVVCDLWLALDYVVSNASVMNLLIISFDRYFCVTKPLTYPVKRTTKMAGMMIAAAWVLSFILWAPAILFWQFVVGVRTVKDGECYIQFFSNAAVTFGTAIAAFYLPVIIMTVLYWHISRASKSRIKKDKKEPVANQDPVSPSLVQGRIVKPNNNNMPSSDDGLEHNKIQNGKAPRDAVTENCVQGEEKESSNDSTSVSAIASNMRDDEITQDENTVSTSLGHSKDENSKQTCIKIGTKIQKGDVCTPSNATVELIASAGQNGDEKQNIVARKIVKMTKQPAKKKPPPSREKKVTRTILAILLAFIITWAPYNVMVLINTFCAPCIPNTVWTIGYWLCYINSTINPACYALCNATFKKTFKHLLMCHYKNIGATR